The following are from one region of the Sardina pilchardus chromosome 4, fSarPil1.1, whole genome shotgun sequence genome:
- the LOC134078184 gene encoding hemopexin-like: MRTMKLLFQTLCLCLALALGRAAPTHDLMMADHHGDHGSEGHHDAVLDRCEGIEFDAIAPDDGGVMLFIKGDHMWKGFHGQPELINSSFKEVDDHHHLGHVDAAFRMHYPDNTDHHDHTFFFLDDKVFSYYQQSLEKGFPKDISEVFPGVPSHLDAAVECPKGECVTDSVLFFKENTVYHYDTRTKTVKSKQWSHLPNCTSALRWLEHYYCFSGHEFTRFHPVTGTVVGSYPKDVRKYFMRCPNLGHGHGHGSNDTSRDLCTNSTVDAITSDDLGKAYAFKGPIYMRLDTQRDGWHPFPISNTWKEVTGAVDAVFTYDGKVYIIQGDQVYIYKSGPGYTLIEGYPKSLKEELGIEGPVDAGFVCGQHEIAHIIKDEKMYDVDLTVTPRVVDKEAHIPFKKVDAGMCGPDGVKIFVENEFYRYESPQVLAFSKIRPEPRKISKEILGCDH, encoded by the exons ATGCGCACCATGAAGCTGCTCTTCCAGACGCTGTGTCTCTGCCTGGCCCTGGCGCTGGGCCGCGCTGCACCCAC ACATGATCTGATGATGGCAG ACCACCATGGAGATCATGGCTCTGAGGGCCACCATGATGCTGTTCTGGATCGCTGTGAGGGAATCGAGTTTGATGCCATCGCCCCAGATGATGGTGGAGTCATGCTCTTCATCAAGG GTGACCACATGTGGAAGGGTTTCCATGGGCAACCAGAGTTGATCAATTCCTCGTTTAAGGAAGTGGATGACCATCACCACCTGGGCCATGTGGATGCAGCCTTCCGTATGCACTACCCTGATAACACGGACCATCACGATCACACATTCTTCTTCCTG GATGACAAAGTCTTTAGTTATTACCAGCAGTCCCTGGAGAAGGGCTTCCCAAAAGACATCTCTGAGGTGTTCCCTGGGGTCCCCAGTCATCTGGACGCAGCGGTGGAGTGCCCTAAAGGAGAATGCGTAACCGACTCGGTTCTCTTCTTTAAGG AAAACACAGTGTACCACTACGACACCAGGACCAAGACGGTGAAGTCCAAACAGTGGTCGCACCTGCCCAACTGCACCTCTGCCCTCCGCTGGCTGGAGCATTACTACTGCTTCAGCGGACACGAGTTCACCCGCTTCCACCCGGTCACTGGCACCGTGGTGGGCAGTTACCCAAAAGATGTCCGCAAGTACTTCATGCGCTGCCCCAACCTTG ggcatggccatggtcatgGGAGCAATGACACATCGCGAGATCTCTGCACAAACTCCACAGTGGACGCCATCACCTCCGATGACTTGGGCAAGGCTTATGCATTCAAAG GTCCTATTTACATGAGGTTGGACACACAACGTGACGGTTGGCATCCGTTCCCCATCAGCAACACCTGGAAGGAAGTGACTGGGGCTGTGGATGCCGTCTTCACTTATGACGGAAAAGTCTACATCATCCAG GGAGATCAGGTGTACATTTACAAGTCAGGTCCGGGTTACACACTCATTGAAGGGTACCCCAAAAGCCTGAAAGAGGAGCTGGGCATCGAGGGGCCTGTGGATGCAGGTTTCGTCTGTGGGCAGCATGAGATCGCACACATCATCAAAG ATGAAAAGATGTATGATGTTGATCTGACTGTGACTCCCAGAGTGGTGGATAAAGAAGCTCACATACCCTTCAAAAAGGTAGATGCTGGCATGTGTGGTCCAGATGGGGTGAAGATTTTTGTGGAGAACGAGTTCTATCGTTACGAGTCACCTCAAGTCCTGGCCTTCAGCAAAATCCGCCCTGAGCCACGAAAAATCTCCAAGGAAATACTGGGCTGTGATCACTAG